Within the Nyctibius grandis isolate bNycGra1 chromosome 34 unlocalized genomic scaffold, bNycGra1.pri SUPER_34_unloc_1, whole genome shotgun sequence genome, the region aCTACATTTTGGCCATAGCAACCCcgtgcagcgctacaggctgggggaagagtggttggaaagcggcccaatggaaaaagacctgggggtattggtggacagccagctgaacatgagccagcagtgtgcccaggtggccaaggccaacagcatccggacttgtatcaggaatagtgtggccagcaggactagggaagtaaaTATCCCTCtatactcagcactggtgaggtcacacctcaagtactgtgtccagttctgggctccgtgcttcaagaaagacattgaggtgctgaagcgagtccaacaaagggcgacaaagctggtgaagggtctggagggtatgtcctatgaggagtggatgggggaactgggggtgtttagcctggagaaaaggagcctgaggggagaccttatcactctctacaactacctgaaaggagggtgtagcagggtggggggatcggcctcttctcccaggcgaCTAGCAACAAGACTAGAGGATATAGACTCAAGCTGCAcaaggggagattcaggttagacattaggaaaaatttcttcacataaaagattattaggcattggaacagtctacccagggaggtggtggagtcaccatccctggaggtgtttaagaaaagactagatgtggcacttaatcccatggtctagttgacacagtggtgttaggtccaaggttggactcgatgatccctgaggtctcttccaacctggttgattccgtGAACACCTGGTTTGTGCAGGTGCTTGTGATGTCATAGGTGACTGAGTAGGTGACAGGGGAGGAGCAGGCCCTGGCTTGTGCAGGTGCTTCTGATGTCACTTGTAGCTGGTGATAGGGCCAGGAgtctgcagctggctggtgcaCCTGCTTGTGATGGCACTGGTGGCTCTGTAGCAGTTACGGCAGGTGCGTGCAGCTGGCTGGTGCAGGTACTTATGATGTCACATGTGCCAGAGCAGGTCATAGGGCAGGAGTATGCACCTGGCTTCTGCAGCTGATTCTGATGTCACTGATGGCTGATTGGGTGCTAGGACAGAAGCACATCCCTGATTTATTCTGGTTCCTGGGAGGCCACAGTTGAGCGAGTAGCCAGTGCGGAGCAGGACCCCGGGATGTGCAGCTGCTTGTGATGTCCCTGGTGGCTCTGTACCTGTCAGGGCAGGAGCCTGCAGCTGGGGTGTGCAGGGGTTTGTGATGTCACGTGTACATGAGCAGGCGAtagggctggagcaggaaccTTCTGTGCACGGGTGCATGCGATGTCGTAGGTGGCTGAGCAGCTCTTAGGGCAGGAGCATGCAGCTGCCTTCTGGAACCCACGGGCTCTCAGTAGcagcagtgctcccagtaactccAGTGGTCCAAGTAACCTCAGTgcccccagggctcccagtcTGACCAGTAACTTCAATGCTCCCAATAatcccagtgttcccagtaaccCCAGACCTCCTAGTAACACCAGCACTCCCACTAACTCCAGGGTTCCCAGTAACCCCATGGCACCCACTAataccagtgctcccagttacACCAGTGCTCCCGGTAACACCAGGGCTGCCACTAAAATCAGTGCTTCCAGTATGCCCAGAAAacccagtgttcccagtaacaTAAGGGTGCCCAGTAACACCTCTGCACCCAGttacaccagggctcccagtaacccaAGTGCTCCGAataacaccagggctcccagcaaGACCAGTGCTCTCAGAAACATCTGGGAACCCAGTAAATCCAGTGCACCCAGTAATATTAGTGCTCCCAGTAATCCCAGTGCTTccagtctgcccagtaaccccagtgctccaaGTAACAGCAGTGCTCTCAGTAACCCCATTTCTCCCATTGcctccagtgctcccagcaacCCCAGTGCTCCaagggctcccagtaaccccagtgcacccagtgaccccagtgttcccagtaaaCCTAGTGCTCCCCAGGCTCCCAATAaccccagttctcccagtctGCTCAGTAACCCTGGGACACCAAGTAACCCCAGTGCACCCAATAAacccagtgttcccagtaatCCCAgcgctcccagtaacaccagggtgCCAAGGACACCCAGTAACACCCCTGCACCCAGTAACACGAGGACTCCCAGTaccaccagggctcccagtaacacgAGGGTGCCCAATAAcatcagtgctcccagtactCCCATAAAAAGCAGTGCTGAGAGAATCCCAGGGCTTTCAGTCTGCTCTGtaatcccagtgctcccagtaacaccactGCACCCAGTAACACCTGGGCACCCAGCAACACCAGTCATCCCAGCGCGCCCAGTTACAACAGTACTCCCACTAACACCAACACTCCCAGTAAACGCTGtgctcccagggctcccagtaccCCAGGGcgcccagtgcccccagtgctccctgtaACCCTAGTTCTCTCAGTCTGCTCAGTAACCCCCGAATGCCGAGTAACACCAGTGTCCCCAGTAACCGCAGTGccaccagtaacaccagtgcgCACAGTAATCCCGGTGCTCCCAGTAGCACCAGGGTGCCCAttaacaccagggctcccagtaaatCCAATGTGCCTAGTAACCCCATCGCTCCTAGTAAcagcagtgctcccagtaactccagtgctcccagggctcccagtgctcccactgctccctgtaacaccagtgctcccagtaaccccagggctGCCAGTAACACCAGTGTGGCCAGTAACACCAGGGAGTTCAAGCACACCAGTACTCGCAGTACATGAGGGCGCCCAGTaactccagtgctcccagtaaccccagtgctcccagtaacaccaggcaATCAGTAGCACCAGGGCACCAGGCAACACCAGTGTGttgtgctcccagtaaccccagtgcacTCAGAAACCACAGGGAttccagtaacaccagtgctcccagtgcgCCCAGTAACATGAGTGCTTCAAGTAACCCCATTGCTCACAGAACTCcctgtgctcccagtaacaccagcgcACCCAGTAACCCAAGTGCACCGAGTAACGCAATTGCTCCCAATATCACCAGTGCTCCTAGTAACACCAGGGCAAACAGGAACACCATGGCACCCAGTAACACCTCTGCACCCAGttacaccagggctcccagtaacacaacggctcccagtaacaccaatgCTCCCAGTAACCCAGGTCTGTCCAGTAACACCAGTGGTCCCACTAGCACCACGGCTCCCACtaacagcaatgtgcccagTAACCTCAGcgtgcccagtaacaccagtgctcccggtaacaccagtgctcccagtaacaccagcagCCGCAGCAACCCCAGTGTGtccagtaacaccagggtgcccagtaacaccagtgctcccagtaggTCCAGTGCACCCAGGAGCACTAGGGCACCCAGTAAACCCAGCgcgcccagtaacaccagcactcccagtaacaccagtgctcccagtaacacaagtatgcccagtaacaccagggttccagtaaccccagtgcacCCAGTAAAACTGGGGTACCCACCACTACTAGTGCAGTCGGTAACACCAGCGCTCCCAGCGCACCCAGTTACACGAGCGCTCTCAGTAACACCAGGacgcccagtaacaccagtgctcccagtaaccccagtctGCCCAGCAACCCCATGGCTTCaagtaacaccagggctcccagtaacaatAGGGATCCCAGTCTGCCCAGAAatcccagggctcccagtaacacctcTGCACCCAGTTACACCAGGGCTCCTAGTAACACCACTTCTCTCAGTCTGACCAGTAaccccagtgttcccagtaacaCCCGTGCTCCCAGTCTGCTctgtaaccccagtgctcccagtaaccctaGGACAACCAGTAACCCCCGCGTGCCCAGTAACTTTAGCattcccagtaacaccagggctcacagtaacaccagtgctcccagcgcACACAGTTACACCAGTGCTCACAGTAACACCAGGGCACACAGTAagaccagtgctcccagtgtgcccagtaaccccagtgctccctgtaACCGCAGTggtcccagtaacaccaggcCTCCAAGtaacagcaatgtgcccaggtaactcagtgctcccagtctgcccagtaacaccagggctaCCAGTAAAATAGAtgcgcccagtaacaccagggttCCCAGTAACCACGGTGCTCCCTGTAAAAGCAGTGCACCCATTAACACCAGTGATCGCAGCATGCCAATTTACACCAGTAGCACCAGGGCACCCATTAACAACAGTGTCCTGTGCTCCCAGTAATCCCAGTGCACCCTGTCTGCCCAGTAACCCTACTGCTCCCAGTAATACCCAGTGctgccagtgctcccagtaaccgAATGCTCCCGGGGCCCCCAGTAACCCGAGTGCTCCCAaaaacaccagtgctcccagtaaccccagtgctcctaGTAAGCCCATATAGCGCCCAGTAACCCCAGCGCACCCAGTACCACCAACAATCCCAGAAACACCAGAGCTACCAGTAAACCTGGTgttcccagtaacaccagggttCACAGTAACACCAGCACCCACAGTAACACCAGTATGGCCAGTAAACCAGagtgcccagtaacaccaatgCTCCCAGTAACAGCAGGGCGCCCAGTAACAGCAGGGTGCCCATTAACACCAGTGCTTCCAGTGCTtgcagtaacaccagtgctcccagtatgtCCAGTGTACCCAGGAACACCAGGgcgcccagtaaccccagtgcgtCCAGTAGAACCAGCGTACGCACTAATACCAGTGCTCCCAGAGCACCCAATTACAACTCTGCTCCCAGCAACACCAGGGCTCTCATTAACACCAGTGgtcccagtctgcccagtaaccccaggactcccagtaacaccagggcgcccagtaacaccagagcTCCCACTAAAACCAGCGCactcagtaacaccagggcgcccagtaacaccagagcTCCCACCAAACCCAGGGGTCCAAGCAACACCCTtgcgcccagtaacaccagggctcccagtaaaaCCATGGTCCCAGCAACAGCAGTGCTCCCATGACGCCCTGTTACACCAGGAACAGCAGGGCTCCCAATAACACCAGTGCTCGCAGTGCTACCAGTAACCCCAATCCTCCAAGTAACACCAGCgcgcccagtaacaccaggacACCCAGTAACGCCAGTGctaccagtgctcccagtaacaccactACTCTCAATAACTCCAGGAAGCCCAGAATCACCAGGGTGCCCAGTAGCACCAGTGTGCTGTGCTTGTAACCCCAATGCACTCAGCCTGCCCAGGAACTGAAGGGATCaagtaaccccagtgctcccagtactcTGAGTAACACCAGTACTCCAAGTAAcagcagtgctcccagtactcccagtaacaccagtgttTCAAGTAATCCCAGTGCTCACTAGGCTTCTAGTGCTCCCAATAACACCAGCGCACCCAGTAACAACAGTGCTTCCAGTAACTGCAGTGTGCCCAGTAACCCAAGTGCACCTAATAACaacagtgctcccagtaacagtAGGCCGCCCAGTAACACTGTGGagcccagtaacaccagtgctgccggtaacaccagggctcccagtaaaaCTAATACTCCTAGTATGCCCAGAAaccccagtgttcccagtaacaTCAGGGTACCCAGTAACACTTCTGCACTCAGTTACaacagggctcccagtaacaccagtgctcccagacTGACCAGTGTcttcagtgctcccagtaaccccagttctcccagtaaccccagggcacccagtaacACACAATCCCACCATCCCAGCCTGCCTGGGGTcagaaggcacctctggagatcacccagtcccacccctgcccaagcagggtcacccacagcacgttgcacgGGGccgcgtccaggcgggtttgaatatctccagagaaggagactcccccctccctgggcagcctgtgcccgggctctggcaccctcacagcagagaagtttctcctcactttcaggtggaacttcccgtgtctcaggttgtgcccgttgccccttgtcctggcgctgggcaccactgagaagagtctggccccatccccttgacacccgcccctgagCTATTTGTGagcgttgataagatcccccctcagtctgctcttctccagctgaacagccccagctccctcagcctctcctcggagcagagatgctccagccctctgaccatctccgtacccctccgctggactctctccagtagttccttgtctgtcttgaactgggggcccagaactggacaccttactgcaggtgtggcctcagcagggcagtgtagagggggaggagaacctccctcgacctgctggccacactcttcctcatgcaccccaggacaccattggccttcttggccacaagggcacattgttggctcatggggaacttgttgtccaccagaacccccaggtccttctccacagagctgctttccagcaggtcacccccagcctgtactggtgcagggGGTTATTcgtccccaggtgcaggaccctacacttgcctttgttgaacttcatgaggttcctctctgcccagctctccagcctgtcctggaTGTTGGCCTGTCTCTGTGAACTGCTCCCTTAGAGCTTGCAGTTACCTGCACATCTCTGACCACCCCTGACACCTTCAATGTCACCAGGCTGGTGTCTGAACAGCCCAGTCCTGCCCTCCATCTCCATTAATCACCATGGGGGCTGAGACAAGGAGCTCACATGCAGGTGTCTATTATGTGCCCACCTGAACACCTGAGGCAAGAGGAATCCCACCTCCTGTGGGTTTGTGGTGTGCATGGGAGGGGGCTGAGTCCCCTTCTAGCCCCAGGACTACAAACCCACAAATGAGATGCTTCTATTGACTCatctgcatcccttccctcagcacGGGTAAAGGAGATCCCTCCTGGTCACGTTCCAGCTGTCCTGTGTAATGATGGGACAAGGCAATGTCAGTCTGAGACCTCACTCTGTCTCTGagaggagaaatgctgctgctggaaagaaCTGTCTCTCCCCAGCTTCAGGTGGGAACATCAGTGATTGcttcagcctgtttcacagcaggttcctctggagccccagggacacctggagggagcccagaggggacagaggaagagacaccttgggctggtccctctgctgctgagctgggctgggctcctggggtggagggagctcatggcaagtgggcagcgctgcagagagacagctctgcccaggagcagctcctctgcagagcgcagcagagctgagggcactgcctgcaggcagcgaggggagaggagccaggcagagagaggttaaaggcagtgtggggtgggagggtgctgagagctcactggGGGAGAAATCTTCACTGCCCTCGACATGGtaagtctctggctgcaggacaaTGCAGGGGCAGTTGCTGGTGGGATGACCTGAAGCTGGTGCATCCCACAGTGTACAGGAGCTGTCAGGATGTCTCTCACAGTCTCTCTCTTGTAGAGGAGAAGAacatgctccagagcagggcttccctgctgcactgccagagggacagagcatgatggctgccttctgctggggacaactgcaggggtgtgcagccaggggtgcccagggctgtcattcagagcagggtccctgcaccccaggggtcTTTGTGGCGGGGCAGGGactctgctgcctcccagggtcagcactcagcctgcccggggagctccctgtggtgctgcagggagaagctgtgggtggaaggagtgagcccaggcagggcagggtccttctgctgtcgagagggtgctgtgtgggccagggctgctcacagctccagatcAGCACTAGGAAACTTGCAAGGGGATGTTTCAAGAGGAAGGTGAAGGCAGGGTTTGCTATAAAGATAAAGAGATTTCCTgagtctgtgttttcagtttcctaCTCTGAGAgcaggggacaggagagggagtgggggggggggagggaaagagaaatacaaaaatgttctCAAGTTTGAACAAGTCATTGAGACTCCTGAGCTGTAGCTTTGAGTGGTCAGTAGGTCTGCTAGGAGCCTCCTAAActtccttcagccactcctctgccTGTGGACAGCACCAGCATCAGCTCTGCTGGACCCATCAGGGTGTTCTGCCCTTCTGAACCTCCAAAAAGGAACATGCACGCAGCCAGTGCCCTGCAAACAGGCAGGTTTGTGTAGGTGAGTGCACAGAGGTTGCAATGGGGTCTGTGAGTGCTGACAGGGAAACACCTCACAGGAGGAAAATCCTCCAGGCAGCAGGGAAATGATCAGGGAATGAGaggaaattaaaaccagaaatgttgtGGGAGGGAGAATTCAGAAAACTCCTTGTGACCCCCTCCAATGCAGACCCCTTCCTCTGAGCAAGCCAccttgcctcctctcccacccaccaAAGCCTCTGCCCTCAGGGCCGTGGGGTCCAGGACATGAACCCcctcctgtgcagccagagctccagcagaggcgtggtgcagctctccagccacgtgcccagttccctctgcagagcacaggggctgagagcagctgcccgGCAATGCTGGTGTGTGGGAGGTGGCGTGCACAGCTGGGTCAGGGTACCGCTGTCCTGAGGGCccggctgcctctgccctggcctctcccaGCCACACCCCCACTGGATTTCCCCTTGTTTCTCCACTTGTCTCTGTTATTGCTGTGGTTATTTCATTCTTGCTGCCAGGCTCTCTGGGAGGTGgagtttcagctgcagagtcacACCCTGATCTTGTGGGTCCTTTCATGCAGGTGTGTCCATGGGAACAAGTGTCCCAGCTTTCCTCGCACCTGTGGAACTGGAGAATAAGTTGGTTTTCCCTTAATCAGATGCTATCATTAAGACACTTTGCTACTTCCTTGAAGCTTCCTTCCAAGCTGTGAGTTGCCTTCCAGAATGCAAACCTGTCCCCTAGCACCCTTTTGTTATCTGAAAGGCCCATGGAGAAGCACAGAGATGCTACAATGGAGGAAATGAGCCATGTGTGTCCTTTGCTAAATGTGGGGTGCTGAGACCTTGAGAAAGGATGAGACATTTAGTATTCTGCATGGGTCTCTGTTCTCAGCAGTGTCTGGTTTATTTTCAGGGTAACACGGGAGCCTGATCACCCTCCATCTCATGAAGGTGCAAACCCTAGGCAGTCTGGGGAAGTCACAGGGACAGAGCATCTTCCCTCACTCTGCACTAAGCTGCAGGCAATCCTCTTGACTTGCAGGACTCACTTCGTTCTCCCTGAgggcagcagaaatgctgacaGTTTCTGACATCCAAGAATACTACCCGGGATGGGAGGAGGAGCTGTAAAATACCAAACCCCTCGAAATGCCTTCTGCCATCCTGGTTCCTTAACACTGGGAGTGCACCTGTTGACAGGCCCTTGTACATTACAAGTGGTTCCATCTGACAAAGGTGAACACCAGGTCTGCTCCCTGAAGACACCATTCCCATGAACCgactgctgcagagcagggctgactCCTCAGCAGTCAGTGGGTAGATGTCGTGCTCCTCATGACACATTCAGCCACCATACACCAGGGGTCCAGGCAAGGGGCTGAAGGACATTCTCCTAGAAAAGGAAAAccggtgtgtgtgtgtagcagGGAGAGGGTTATTGGGAAATGGCTTtgattttattcagaaaaatctaCCCTAACTTTTCACTGTTATTTCCTCCTTGCACAGTCTCACATATCCAGAGGCACcaaatgtccaacagcagctccatcacccagtTCCTTCTCCTGGCATTTGCAGACACACGGGAGCTGCAGttcttgcacttctggctcttcctgggcatctacctggctgccctcctgggcaaTGGCCTCATCGTCACTGCTGTAGCCTGCGACCACcgcctccacacccccatgtacttcttcctcctcaacctctccctccTAGACCTGGGCTCCATCTCCACCATTCTCCCCAAATCCATGGCCAATTCCTTCTGGGACAGCAGGGCCATCTCCTATGCAGGGTGTGCTGTCCAACTCTTTCTGTTTGCCGCCTTGATAGTGGCAGAGTATTGTCTTCTGACGGTCATGGCCTATGACCGCTacgttgccatctgcaaacccctgcactacgggaccctcctgggcagcagagcttgtgtccacatggcagcagctgcctggagcaCAGGTTTCCTTtatgctctgctgcacacagccaatacattttcactaccccTCTGCCAAGGTAATGCTGTGaatcagttcttctgtgaaatcccccacatcctcaagctctcctgctcagatGCCTACCTCAGGGAAGCTGGACTTATTGTGGTTAGTGGCTGCTTagctttaatgtgtttttttttcattgtgctgtcctacgtgcagatcttcagggccgtgctgaggatcccctctgagcagggacagcacaaaaccttttccacgtgcctccctcACTTGGCCGTGGTCTCCCTGGTTATCAGCACGGGCATGTTTGCTTACTTGaagcctccctccctctcttcttcATCCCTGGATCTGGTGGTCACAGTTCTGTACTCAGTGAttcctccagcagtgaaccccctTATCTACAGCTTGAGGAATCAGGAACTCAAGGACGCACTGAAGACGCTGATTCAGTCAGTAGTCTTTCAGCAGCCACATCTGCTGCCAACTTCTCTTCACAAGTGATTTCTAGTGTATCTGGGGAGCCTCCTGTGCTTTGTGCATTGTATCTGTGGTAATTCTGTTTATTCAGGAAAGTCTGCTTTCGCCCAACTTCACCAGAGTCATGAATCCAGTCCATCTGACCCAGAGGTCTCTGCAGATGTGTCTGACACGATGGCACAGCTGGCCTCCCATGTCACATCTCTGTAATAAAAGGAGGTTTCCTCAGTGCTGGTGTCTGGCGGTTGGGCTCTTTTTCCAAAGCTAAGGTCAGGAATGggctgaagagatttttcccgtgaggctgtgctgctgttctggGGTTCTCCATGGGCTGAGTGGAGGAGGGCATGGGGCGATGCATTAGGGAAGGAGACTTGGACTGAATGTGCACTTGTGGGTGCCACTGCCCCTGGAGATGGTGAATGATCAGCAGGGATCTGCCGGGGACTGTCTCCTTCTGGCTCCCATGCACCACAGCCTGCTTACTCTGCAGAGCATCACCATCAGCTTAGGGCCCTGCAGAGAGCACGGGAAGGGGCTCATGGAAGGTAGCTGAGACATGAAAGCACAGGAGAGAGGGGGCTGGTCTGTGCCCTTGGTGCCATGGACAGACCAGGAAGGTGACCCAGGGCAGTTGTCACCCCCAGCCTCTCTCACCGGCCATTTCCAGCACTGGCTGCTCACCCTAGGTTTATGGGTGAGTTTTGCTGCAAAGCCATCTCCATCCTGCTGTTGGGCTCAGTGCCTTTATCAGGGGATtggccagccctgcccagcctctcTCTTGGCCCAGACCCTGTCAGACCCTGGAGCAGGGCTCTCTGTGAAGCCCCAAAGGTGACATAGCCTGTCCAGGGACTTGCAGAGGTTGCCTAACAGGGAAGCCATGGGATAACAACCCACCAAGAACTGCTGTGGGCATCATGTCAGAGGAACCATTCCCCATCCTGAATGCACCTTGTCTTGTGCTGTGCCTGCACAGTGGGGCTATGGGACCATATGTGGGGCAGTGGGGATGGGCTTCACAGCACAGGGCTCAGACAGGGGCCACGAAGCAGCTGCCAGGGGATGACAGCAAGGACAGGGATAGACAAGGAATTTATATACGTTGCCTTTGCTGTGCAGGTGTTACTTTGGGAAAGGCAAAGCTCACCTGGAGTTCATGGCTGGAAGAACATTCAAGAGTGAAAACAAGAGCTTCTATGGCTGTGTTAGAGACCGaggctgaaaaaggaaaatgcagggctgctgctgagtgGGTAGGGGAATTTAACAACAGCAGACACTGATGCTGGTGCTGAGGgactcaatgccttctttgtccAAGTCTTTCCTGAAAAGGTCTCCCAGGCCTCTATGTTCAGTTAAGTGGTTCAAGGAGAAGGAGAGCACGTGTTg harbors:
- the LOC137677005 gene encoding olfactory receptor 14A16-like: MSNSSSITQFLLLAFADTRELQFLHFWLFLGIYLAALLGNGLIVTAVACDHRLHTPMYFFLLNLSLLDLGSISTILPKSMANSFWDSRAISYAGCAVQLFLFAALIVAEYCLLTVMAYDRYVAICKPLHYGTLLGSRACVHMAAAAWSTGFLYALLHTANTFSLPLCQGNAVNQFFCEIPHILKLSCSDAYLREAGLIVVSGCLALMCFFFIVLSYVQIFRAVLRIPSEQGQHKTFSTCLPHLAVVSLVISTGMFAYLKPPSLSSSSLDLVVTVLYSVIPPAVNPLIYSLRNQELKDALKTLIQSVVFQQPHLLPTSLHK